Genomic DNA from Veillonella criceti:
GTGTGTATTTTACATTTGACGAAAGCTGGTTATGATATAATCAGTGAACTGGCACCTCGTAATGTGCGTGCCATTCAAGAGAGTATGTCTAAATTGGAGGCTACCGAACAAGATACATTATTAGCATTGTTAAAAAAATTAAGTGAAGATGTTAAATAATATGTGTAAGTTTGCATAATGCGAGTTAGTTTATTGAAATAAAACAGTTTTGTAAAGAATGGAGCATACATATTGAGCAAAAACTGGTAAAATAATATGTAGAGATTGTAAGTAGATAAATATAGTTTTTGTCATCAGTAAATTGGATATATATATTGAGTGAAAGTAGAAGGAGGTTATGTAGTATGTTTGTAAATTTGGTTCGTAAAAAATGGGTATTGGCTTTGGTGGGGTCAGCGTTTGTTTCAGGGAGCGCTATGGCAGCTACTATGCCCGCTAGTGGCTTGCAGGATGTGGTAAATTACTCGAAGAGTGAGTCGGTGTCTGCAGGCTCGGCGATAGCAGAACGCGGCGTGCCTAAACAGATGCTAGAAGCCTATTTGCCGGCTTCAACTGTGAAAACAGAAGTAACGAATAGTAGTAATTCCTTATATCGTCAACAGGCTTTAAAAGTAGCACTACCAATGACAGATGTGACGCAATACAAGCAAATTCCAGCGTTTGATGGCTTCCCTAAGGAAATACCAAGTTTTGCTAAAGACACCCAAGTATTTTATGTGCCCCAATTTATGAAGGCCGGTGGTGAAGCACAAGTCACTTTTAAAGGGACGGCAGAGGAATTAGCACCGTATAGAGCTGAAGCTATGAAACTTGCCATTATGCAGACAAATTTAACAGACAGCCGTTCGGTATATATTAAAATGGAACCTAATTCAGATATGCGTTATGCGCCTAGTTTACGAGAATTGTTGCCTGATTATCGGTTTAATGTGTCTAAGGAGTTAAGTAACTTAGGGCCATGGCGCGACTTTTGGAGTGACAGTATTGATGGTAAGAAACAGGCCTTGAATGGTCAGTCTAAGACACAATTTTTTGATGAAACTACTAATAAAGAGTTACAACAAAACTTGCTAGGTTATTATTCGTATACCTATACATCCCAGCCGTTGGGTAGTGAGTATGAATATTACATTTTTAAAGTAGGCACCACCTTTGAACATCCATATGTAACAGGCGCTGCCTTTGATAAGACGGGAACAGAGGTTATTTATTTCTATCGTCAATTGTAAAAAGTAAATTCGAACGTTATTTAACCATAGGTTTTTAATGTTCGGTAATTTATATTGACCCCTTATAGGTCCTATGATAGAATGAAATAAGAATATTCAGTCATTTTCATGGAGGTTTAATACACATGATTCAACGGTATACAAGAGAAAAAATGGGCCACATTTGGAGCGAACGTAATGAATTTGAACAAATGTTGGAAGTTGAAATTTTAGCGTGTGAAGCACAGGCCGAATTGGGAACGATTCCTAAAGAAGCGGCTAAAGTGATTCGTGAAAAAGCAAATTTTGATGTAGAACGAATTCACGAAATCGAAAAAGAAACAAATCATGATATTATTTCTTTCGTAACAGCAGTTGGCGAATATGTTGGGGAAGAAGCTAAATATATTCATCTTGGTTTAACTTCGACAGACGTAAAAGATACGGCTCTTGGCGCTATGATGAAACAGGCTTGTGACATCATTTTAGAAGATTTACATACTTTACGTGATGTGCTTCGTCGTCGTGCCGCTGAATTCAAATATACGCCAATGGTTGGTCGTACACATGGGATTCATGGTGAACCGACTACTTTTGGGTTGAAACTTTGCCTTTGGATGGCTGAAATTGAACGTGATATTGAACGGTTAGAACATGCTAAGAAAAATGTAGCCGTTGGTAAAATGTCTGGTGCTGTTGGTACGTATTCTGTTAATGATCCATATATTGAAAAATACGTTTGTGAAAAATTGGGGTTAGAACCAGTTAAAATTGCTACACAGGTTATTCAACGTGATCGTCATGCAGAACTTTGTAGTACCTTAGCCATTATCGCTAGTACATTAGACAAAATCGCTTTAGAAATTCGTCATTTACAACGTACTGAAGTACGTGAAGCAGAAGAATATTTCAGCCCTAAACAAAAAGGCTCTTCCGCTATGCCTCACAAACGTAATCCAATTACCTGTGAACGCATTTGTGGTTTAGCTCGTGTCGTACGAGGGAATGCTCAAGCTGCTATGGAAGATGTAGCCTTGTGGCATGAACGTGATATTTCTCATAGCTCTGTAGAGCGTGTTATTTTACCAGATAGCACAATTACCGTAGACTACATGTTGTCCTTAACAATTAAAGTGATTGATAAATTGTTAGTATATCCAGACAATATGATGAAAAACTTGGAATTAACCGGTGGTTTAATTTTCAGTCAGCAAATTTTAACAGCCTTAGTTGATAAAGGGGCGGTTCGTGACCAAGCGTATCGTTGGGTACAACGCCATGCTATGGCTCGCTGGTTAGAAGGTAAAGACTTCAAAGCTGGTTTAAAAGGTGATGAAGACATTAAGAAATATCTAACTGATGAAGAAATCGATCATTTATTTGATCCACATCGCATGCTTCGCCATGTAGATACGATTATGGCTCGTTTTGGATTATAAGCACACAATAATAAAGATTATATAGTATATAAGGTCACGTCATAATGGCGTGACCTTATTTTTGATAAATGCATGTGTTAAATCTCTATATCCATAACTCCCTAATGCACGCTTTTCAAAGGTATGCTATAATGAGGTGTATGAATGCTCTGATTTAGAGCAGGCCATACCAACAACTGACACTATGTGAGATAAATGGAGGTTTAATATTATGGCAACCAGTATGGTTATCGGCACCCAATGGGGCGACGAAGGAAAAGGTAAAATCGTAGATTATTTAGCAGAACAGGCAGACGTGGTAGTACGCAGTCAAGGTGGCAATAATGCTGGACATACCGTAGTGGTTGACGATAAAGCATTTGCCCTTCGTTTATTGCCTAGTGGGATTTTGTATGATAACAAAATCAATGTTGTCGGTACAGGGACTGTTATCGATCCTAAAGTATTACTCGGTGAAATTGAAAACTTAGAACGAGAAGGTAAAAGCGCCAAAACGTTGCAGATTTCCAATCGTGCTCATGTAATTTTGCCATACCACAATCGTTTGGATGAAGCAGAAGAAGCTTCTAAAGGTGCTCTTTCTATTGGTACGACTAAAAATGGTATTGGCCCATGCTATGCGGATAAAGTGAATCGTATTGGTATTCGCATTTGCGATTTGATGAATGAAGAAGTTTTCAAAGAAAAATTAACATATAATGTAAAACTTAAAAATAAAATTTTACGTGATGTATATGGTGCAGAACCAGTAGATTACTATGAAATTCTTAAAGATTACTTAGGCTATGCAGACCGTTTGCGCCAATATGTAACTGACACAAATTACAACGTAGTGTCCTATATTAAAGATGGCAAAAAAGTATTGTTTGAAGGGGCGCAAGCTACGATGCTTGACCTTGATCATGGTACGTATCCATTCGTAACTAGTTCTCATCCAATTTCTGGTGGTGCTTCTGTGGGTGCTGGTGTAGGCCCTAACTACTTGAAAAATATCGTAGGGGTTGTTAAAGCCTATGCCACTCGTGTAGGGGCTGGCCCATTCCCATCTGAACTATTAGATGAAACAGGGGATTTACTTCGTGAAACAGGTCGCGAATTTGGTACTGTAACAGGTCGTCCTCGCCGTTGTGGTTGGTTAGACTTAGCCGTAGTTAGCTATGCGGCTGACTTGAATAGCCTTGATTATTTAGCGATTACTCGTCTTGATATTTTAGATAAATTGCCAGAATTAAAAATCTGCGTAGGCTATACCTTAAATGGCGAACCAGTGAAAGGCTTCCCAGCTGATTTACAAGAATTAGAAAAATGTGAACCAGTGTATGAAACAATGCCTGGTTGGCAAACTGATATTAGTCATATTCGCAATTACGAAGATTTACCAGAAAATGCACGTCGTTATGTAGAACGTATTTCCGAAGTAACGGGTGTTCGTATTGGCATTGTATCGGTTGGTCCTAATCGTAAACAGACTATCGTATTGCAAGAGGTTTTTGGCGCATAAGCGTTAATGTAGAGTCGTAAAGCAGAATTGCTTTGCGACTCTTTTTGCGTTTATCTTCTGTTAATAGACAGGTTAAGGAAGATTTATGTCTAAAAGGGGCTATTTATATTAATTTTCATTAAAATATGGTAAAATAAAATTTAGTGTAATATATAATTTGTAAAATATATATTTATTTTTATGAGCGTACAGTATCTAGTAGTGATTCGACGAAGTAGTCCATTCATAGTGGAAACTATGTTGACACTGCAGGCTCATAGGAATGAATAGACAATTATTTGTATGCGTTTGCAAAGGAGACTATAAAAGGTGGAATATTTAATTTCTTTTTTAGAAACTTATGGCTATGCGGCCATGTTTATTGCTATGGTATTGGAAAATGCGAACATACCCATTCCCAGTGAAATTGTGCTAGGGTTTTCTGGTTATCTCATTGCACAAGGTGTTTTTGAAATGAATATGACAATGATTGTAGCTACCGCTGCAGGTGTAGTGGGCTCCATTTTGTCGTATTGGATGGGTGAACATGGTGGGCGCCCATTGTTGAAGCGGTATGGAAAGTATATTTTCTTCAATGAGCATAAATTTGAAATGGCTGAAAAAATGTTTAATAAATATGGGGGCGCCGCTGTATTTTTTGGTCGTTTACTGCCTGGTATTCGTACCTTTATTTCTTTTCCGGCCGGCATTGCGCGTTATCCAATGGGGCGCTTTGTGATTTGGACTTTATTAGGAACGATTCCTTGGACAATTCTTCTCGTATGGCTTGGTGTTAAACTCGGTGAACATTGGCAAGATTTGATTGAATATAATCATGAATTTTTAGTTATTATGATTGCCGTTTTTGCTGTGATTGCCTTGTTCTTTGGCATTCGTTATTATCGCAATAAGAAGAAAAAAGTAGCCACTACATCTTCTGAGAAGCAAGATACTCAGAACGATTAAGGAGGGATTTGATGCGGCTTCATCGTTTGACCGTTATTTGCTTCCTCATTGCATTAGCTATGTATGCTATCGGCAATGGTGGTTTGCCGGTGACAGATCCGGTAGAGTCTAATTATGCATTGACGGCAAAAGAAATGGTACTTTCTGGTGATTGGTTGTCACCACAAATTTACCACAATTACTGGTATGATAAACCAATTATGATTTATTGGCTCATTGGTTTAAGTTATAAATTATTTGGCTTTACTGATTTTGCAGCCCGATTCCCAGCAGCTTTATTTGGGGCGTTAGCAGTGGGCCTATTTTATCAAGTTGTGCGCAGTATTTCAGGGCGTCGCTTGTTATCTTTGTGGAGTGCCATGATTTTAGGCTCCTCGTTAGAGTTTTGGCTATTGGCGCGAGGTATTGTGACCGATATGGTCTTACTTTGGGCGACTATTGGCACATTTACTTATGCGTATCGTGGTTTGACGGAAGGCAAGACTCGGTATATGGTATGGGCCTATCTGTTTGCTGGTGTAGGTGTGCTTACTAAAGGGCCGGTCGCATTGGTATTGCCGGGCATTTTATTATTGGTGTATGCGTTAGTTATGCGTTCATGGAGTATGCTTCGTTATATTTTTGCCTGGCAAGGTATTTTGGCGTTTATCCTTGTCGTTTTACCTTGGTATGGTTATATGTATTTAATACATGGCCAAGATTTTATTAATGGTTTCTTAGGACTTCACAATGTAGTTCGGGCAACTCAATCAGAACATCCAGACGTAAACTATTGGTGGTATTATTTAGCAATGTTCCCTGTAGCATCGTTACCTTGGACTGGTGCGATTATATATGGTATGTACTATGGGTGGCGTCTTAAACAGTCGTTCTATGTATTTTCTATGGTTATGGGTTGGGGCACCTTGTTGTTCTATTCGCTCATGGCTACTAAATATCCGACCTATACGTTCATTAGTTTGATTCCATTTAGTTTTTTAGGTGCTTTTGGGGTGGTTAAATTATTGCGTCCTGGAACTCCTTGTAAACGTTGGTGGATTCTTATGGGGCCAGCCTTTTTCTTGTGGATTTTGTTTGGCGTAGCCAGTTTCTTTGTGCCTTGGGGCTTTTGGTATTTGCTTTACGTCTTTATCGTAGTTGGCATTATTTTAACAGTCCTTATGTATATGAATAGAAAACGGTATATGTTGCCAGTTGTGATTGCCTTTACTACGATGGCGATTGCTGGTTTAGTAATTCATGAAGGGGTGCAGCCACTGATTGAACAACGGTCGTCGGAAGCGTATGCTCCGATTGTAGCAAACTATGAAGGCAATATTTATTTTTATGGCAATTATAGTGCTTCTTTGGTGTATTATACTGACAAGGAAATTACAAAGATTGAAGATGAGGCTATTCCGTCGATTCGTGAACAGCGTAGTGCGGCTTGGGAAGGTAAGGATACTATGCCGACGAAGTCTGTCGATGAAGTGGTTAAGCAATTTGAGGTAACACAGTATAATGAAGAACGAATTTTACGTTCTATTACTAATAATCAAGGGCGACCAACTCGATTGCCGATGGGTGAAACGCCGACGGCTCCTATGCCGATAGATAATCCTGTGCCATTACAAGCGATGATTATTGTTCCAGAAAAATTGCAACCGTATTTTGCAGCAACACCACTCTATCAGATGGTGCAATTGAAACAGGCGATTAATAAAGTATTGATTTATGAAACGCCTTGAGTGTTAAAGTAGGAGGTCTATCATAGTGGATATGATTGATAAGCGGATGGTACTAGAGACTAAGGTTAATCAGTTTATTGAACGGTTGGCTTCCTATGAAGGGTCCGATATAGTATTTAATCCTTGGCGTGACTATGAGCCTATGTTGGACATAAGTCCAGAAGCACCGGCTATTCGTCGCGACCAATTACGACAGTATTTGTTGGCTCGGTTAGACGGTTGTCCCTATGTGATTATTGCGGAGGCTATGGGGTATCAAGGTGGGCGATTTTCAGGGATTGCCATTACTTGTGAACGAATGCTCTTAGGGTTTCATGATGACATTGAGGCAGCCATGATTCTACCCAGTGGATTAGGGCTGCGTACGAGTTTAGCGTCTAGTCCATTAATCACCAAAGCCAAAGTGCGTAAAGAAGGATTTAATGAACCAACCGATACGGTTGTGTGGTCTACCTTGTTAGATAATGATATAGATACATATACAGCTTTATTATGGAATATTTTTCCGTTTCATCCGCATGAAGCAGGTAATCTACTATCTAATAGGACACCAACAGACGCCGAATTAGCCGTGGGTGGCACGTTTGCTAAGGAATTATTAGTACTAAATAATTTAGCGTTGCATGGGGATGAAGCATTAGCACAGGCGTTAATGCAAGAAGCATCAGGTGAAATGCCTAATGCTAGTGTTTTCGCGGTAGGCCGTAAGTCCTATGGGGTGCTAGAGACACAACATATTTTTTCGTATCCGTTGCGTCATCCTGCTAATGGTGGTGCTCAACAATATCGCGATCAGTTTGCTGAGATTTATTCGTTTTTACCAAATCGTAAATAATAAAACAAGATAAGAACCTCCAAGCTTTGCTTGGGGGTTCTTTAAGTTTTTTGGTAAATATGATATACTAGATTTAAGATATTCGTTCGGCTTTGGGCAATGATTTCATAGCTATGTTTATATAGAAGCTTGTGAAGCGCTATATACTTAGCCTTATAAGTGAAAGGCCCTTTAACTTTACAAGTAGCAACATGCATAGGGAGAGGTGTATCTAGCTATCGACCGTCCTTTTATTTGTGATGCATGGATAGGCTCATATATTGACAAGTTAATAATGAACGAGTTCCCTTGGTTGCATTACTGGGATAAGACAGAATGAGGACTGGCTTGGCAGTAATAGCTTTTATAAGGGAATTTTGTTTATATGCTGACAATACATTGATAAGTCGTTATGGGTAGCGCTAGGCGCTCGCGATTTATGTAGGTACATATAGGTGAATCATATGTTAAGTAAGATTTAGGAGGAGTATTGGACTCATGTTGAAAGAATTATTTAATAAAGTAACAGGGCAAAGTAATGAACAAGTTGCTAATGCGCCTAAGAATACAGCTACGACAGTAGCTACAATGGATACAAATGCTGTAGTTGAGGATGCAATGAAGGAAGGAAGTCCACGTCGTAATACCCGTCGTACGACTAATCGTAATGAAACAGGTCGCAATGAAGCAACTCGTGGAGAAACGAAGCGCACAACACCACGTCGTACAACTAATGCAGCCGGTGAAGGGACTAAGACGGGCACCTCTCGTCGTAGAACAACCAATGTAGCCGCTACGAATGAAGGGGCTGCCAAACCACAACGTACGACCAACCGTAATAGCAACAATGGTAAAAATAACAATCGTTTTAACTCACGAAATGGCAATGAAGGCACTAAAAATACGCGCTATACGAACACGGCTAATAGTAGTAGTGAAGCGGTTAAAGCCAATGCTCGTCATACGGCCAATAAAAAAGATAAGCTCATGATTATTCCTTTGGGCGGTCTTGGTGAAATTGGTAAAAATATGACGGTGTTCCAATATGGCGATGATATTATCGTATTGGATGCGGGGCTTGCTTTTCCAGAAAATGATATGCCAGGGGTAGATATTGTAATTCCTGACATGAGCTATTTAATTGAAAATAAGGATAAAGTAC
This window encodes:
- a CDS encoding ArnT family glycosyltransferase — encoded protein: MRLHRLTVICFLIALAMYAIGNGGLPVTDPVESNYALTAKEMVLSGDWLSPQIYHNYWYDKPIMIYWLIGLSYKLFGFTDFAARFPAALFGALAVGLFYQVVRSISGRRLLSLWSAMILGSSLEFWLLARGIVTDMVLLWATIGTFTYAYRGLTEGKTRYMVWAYLFAGVGVLTKGPVALVLPGILLLVYALVMRSWSMLRYIFAWQGILAFILVVLPWYGYMYLIHGQDFINGFLGLHNVVRATQSEHPDVNYWWYYLAMFPVASLPWTGAIIYGMYYGWRLKQSFYVFSMVMGWGTLLFYSLMATKYPTYTFISLIPFSFLGAFGVVKLLRPGTPCKRWWILMGPAFFLWILFGVASFFVPWGFWYLLYVFIVVGIILTVLMYMNRKRYMLPVVIAFTTMAIAGLVIHEGVQPLIEQRSSEAYAPIVANYEGNIYFYGNYSASLVYYTDKEITKIEDEAIPSIREQRSAAWEGKDTMPTKSVDEVVKQFEVTQYNEERILRSITNNQGRPTRLPMGETPTAPMPIDNPVPLQAMIIVPEKLQPYFAATPLYQMVQLKQAINKVLIYETP
- a CDS encoding adenylosuccinate synthase, translating into MATSMVIGTQWGDEGKGKIVDYLAEQADVVVRSQGGNNAGHTVVVDDKAFALRLLPSGILYDNKINVVGTGTVIDPKVLLGEIENLEREGKSAKTLQISNRAHVILPYHNRLDEAEEASKGALSIGTTKNGIGPCYADKVNRIGIRICDLMNEEVFKEKLTYNVKLKNKILRDVYGAEPVDYYEILKDYLGYADRLRQYVTDTNYNVVSYIKDGKKVLFEGAQATMLDLDHGTYPFVTSSHPISGGASVGAGVGPNYLKNIVGVVKAYATRVGAGPFPSELLDETGDLLRETGREFGTVTGRPRRCGWLDLAVVSYAADLNSLDYLAITRLDILDKLPELKICVGYTLNGEPVKGFPADLQELEKCEPVYETMPGWQTDISHIRNYEDLPENARRYVERISEVTGVRIGIVSVGPNRKQTIVLQEVFGA
- a CDS encoding DedA family protein, coding for MEYLISFLETYGYAAMFIAMVLENANIPIPSEIVLGFSGYLIAQGVFEMNMTMIVATAAGVVGSILSYWMGEHGGRPLLKRYGKYIFFNEHKFEMAEKMFNKYGGAAVFFGRLLPGIRTFISFPAGIARYPMGRFVIWTLLGTIPWTILLVWLGVKLGEHWQDLIEYNHEFLVIMIAVFAVIALFFGIRYYRNKKKKVATTSSEKQDTQND
- a CDS encoding uracil-DNA glycosylase, which encodes MIDKRMVLETKVNQFIERLASYEGSDIVFNPWRDYEPMLDISPEAPAIRRDQLRQYLLARLDGCPYVIIAEAMGYQGGRFSGIAITCERMLLGFHDDIEAAMILPSGLGLRTSLASSPLITKAKVRKEGFNEPTDTVVWSTLLDNDIDTYTALLWNIFPFHPHEAGNLLSNRTPTDAELAVGGTFAKELLVLNNLALHGDEALAQALMQEASGEMPNASVFAVGRKSYGVLETQHIFSYPLRHPANGGAQQYRDQFAEIYSFLPNRK
- the purB gene encoding adenylosuccinate lyase codes for the protein MIQRYTREKMGHIWSERNEFEQMLEVEILACEAQAELGTIPKEAAKVIREKANFDVERIHEIEKETNHDIISFVTAVGEYVGEEAKYIHLGLTSTDVKDTALGAMMKQACDIILEDLHTLRDVLRRRAAEFKYTPMVGRTHGIHGEPTTFGLKLCLWMAEIERDIERLEHAKKNVAVGKMSGAVGTYSVNDPYIEKYVCEKLGLEPVKIATQVIQRDRHAELCSTLAIIASTLDKIALEIRHLQRTEVREAEEYFSPKQKGSSAMPHKRNPITCERICGLARVVRGNAQAAMEDVALWHERDISHSSVERVILPDSTITVDYMLSLTIKVIDKLLVYPDNMMKNLELTGGLIFSQQILTALVDKGAVRDQAYRWVQRHAMARWLEGKDFKAGLKGDEDIKKYLTDEEIDHLFDPHRMLRHVDTIMARFGL